A stretch of Candidatus Krumholzibacteriota bacterium DNA encodes these proteins:
- a CDS encoding pyridoxal phosphate-dependent aminotransferase, protein MEVLERAIELEKQGRSIIHMEIGEPDFSTPKNIIKAGVESLRAGDTHYTDSRGTLEFRESIADYYNRNYPVSVKPSQVLVTMGVSPALLLVLSSLVESPGDEIILGNPCYPCYPNFIRYLGGIPRYISTREENGFQLKAGEIKGAVGPKTKGVMINSPANPMGTVIPGSDLKEICELGIPVVSDEIYHGLVYGETAHTSLEFTDNTYVLNGFSKLFAMTGWRLGYIIMPEKSLRKMQILQQNFFISPNSFVQKAGICALEEKHPEVAEMIALYDKRRRFLLERLPALGLDYKIEPKGAFYIFVKADHIDPDSYRLAFDILEKTGVALTPGIDFGESGEGHLRISYANSIENLREGMDRLERYLEEKERL, encoded by the coding sequence ATGGAAGTCCTCGAAAGGGCGATCGAGCTCGAAAAACAGGGAAGATCGATCATACACATGGAGATCGGGGAGCCCGACTTTTCCACCCCCAAAAATATAATAAAGGCAGGCGTGGAATCTCTCCGCGCCGGTGACACCCACTATACCGACAGCCGGGGTACACTCGAATTTCGCGAGTCGATAGCCGATTATTACAACAGGAACTACCCCGTTTCGGTAAAACCCTCGCAGGTCCTTGTCACGATGGGGGTCTCTCCCGCCCTTCTCCTTGTCCTGTCGTCCCTTGTTGAATCGCCGGGAGACGAGATCATCCTCGGCAACCCATGCTATCCCTGCTACCCCAATTTCATCCGCTATCTCGGCGGAATCCCGAGGTATATATCGACGCGCGAGGAGAACGGCTTTCAACTCAAGGCCGGCGAGATCAAGGGCGCGGTCGGTCCAAAGACAAAGGGAGTGATGATAAACTCCCCCGCCAATCCGATGGGAACGGTCATCCCCGGCTCCGACCTGAAGGAGATATGCGAGCTCGGCATCCCCGTCGTCAGCGACGAGATCTATCACGGCCTCGTCTATGGCGAGACGGCGCACACGTCGCTCGAATTTACCGATAACACATATGTGCTGAACGGCTTCTCGAAGCTCTTCGCCATGACCGGCTGGCGGCTCGGCTATATCATCATGCCGGAAAAATCGCTCAGAAAGATGCAGATACTCCAGCAGAACTTCTTCATCTCCCCCAACTCCTTCGTTCAGAAGGCGGGGATATGCGCCCTGGAAGAAAAGCACCCGGAAGTCGCGGAGATGATCGCCCTTTACGACAAGAGAAGGAGATTCCTTCTCGAAAGGCTTCCGGCTCTCGGGCTCGATTACAAGATCGAACCGAAGGGCGCTTTCTATATATTCGTAAAAGCCGACCATATCGATCCCGACTCGTACAGGCTCGCCTTCGATATCCTTGAAAAGACCGGAGTGGCGCTGACGCCGGGGATAGATTTCGGGGAGAGCGGCGAGGGGCATCTTCGGATCTCCTACGCCAACTCGATCGAGAACCTCCGCGAGGGGATGGACCGGCTGGAAAGATACCTGGAAGAAAAAGAAAGACTCTGA